A portion of the Bacillus thuringiensis genome contains these proteins:
- a CDS encoding M4 family metallopeptidase: MKNTKTLTKVALTTGLVLTAVAPYGVGHAEETDQLQVQIQEESFRSGELTQPSQKAPENVVKDALKEKTEQALSQKQVNGEAGVDYKVLQKRGSYDGTTLIRMQQTYEGKEVYGHQLTAHVDNNGVIKSVSGDSAQNLKQEELKKTINLSKDEAKQFIYTKYGNDIKFITEPEVKEVIFVDENNGQAKNAYQVKFEAATPNYVSGTYLVNAQNGDMLKNMVQESNLKASDKLVGALKKSKQSSLTSLTGTGKDDLGISRSFGISKQSNGKYALADYTRGQGIETYDVNYKDITKEESYYPGTLATSTSATFNDPKAVSAHYLATKVFDFYKDKYKRNSFDNKGQKVVSVVHAWDSEETNDPKNWQNALSANNGSMLVYGDPIVKAYDVAGHEFTHAVTSSESNLEYYGESGAINEALSDIMGTSIEKYVNNGNFNWTMGEQTGSVFRDMENPASVPSSLGVPYPDDYSEFNDFNGWDQGGVHFNSSIINKVAYLIAKGGTHNGVTVKGIGEDKMFDIFYYANTDELNMTSNFKELRSACIRVATNKYGANTAEVQAVQKAFDAAKIK; the protein is encoded by the coding sequence ATGAAAAACACAAAGACATTAACTAAGGTAGCATTAACAACAGGATTAGTTTTAACAGCTGTGGCACCATATGGGGTAGGTCATGCAGAGGAAACAGATCAGCTACAAGTTCAAATTCAGGAGGAATCGTTCCGTTCGGGTGAACTTACACAACCGTCACAAAAGGCACCAGAAAATGTAGTAAAGGATGCACTTAAGGAGAAAACAGAGCAAGCTCTGTCCCAAAAACAAGTCAATGGAGAAGCAGGAGTAGATTATAAAGTCCTTCAAAAACGTGGTTCGTATGATGGAACTACACTTATACGTATGCAGCAAACATACGAAGGAAAAGAAGTATATGGCCATCAATTAACTGCACATGTAGATAATAATGGTGTTATTAAAAGTGTTTCAGGTGATAGCGCGCAAAATTTAAAACAAGAAGAATTGAAAAAAACTATTAATCTATCAAAAGATGAAGCAAAACAATTTATTTATACGAAGTACGGGAACGATATCAAGTTTATTACTGAGCCAGAAGTTAAAGAGGTTATTTTTGTTGATGAAAATAATGGACAAGCTAAAAATGCATACCAAGTTAAATTTGAAGCTGCAACACCAAACTATGTTTCTGGTACTTATTTAGTAAATGCACAAAATGGTGATATGTTAAAAAATATGGTACAAGAATCTAACTTAAAGGCCAGTGACAAACTAGTTGGAGCTTTAAAGAAAAGTAAACAAAGCAGTCTTACATCATTAACCGGAACAGGAAAAGATGATTTAGGTATTTCTCGTTCATTTGGTATCTCTAAACAAAGTAATGGCAAATATGCTCTTGCTGATTATACAAGAGGGCAAGGAATTGAAACATATGATGTGAATTACAAAGATATTACTAAAGAAGAAAGCTATTATCCTGGTACATTAGCGACTAGTACTTCGGCAACATTTAACGATCCAAAAGCGGTAAGTGCTCATTACTTAGCAACAAAAGTATTTGATTTTTATAAAGATAAATACAAGCGTAATAGCTTTGATAATAAGGGACAAAAGGTAGTTTCAGTTGTACACGCTTGGGATTCTGAAGAGACGAATGATCCGAAGAATTGGCAGAATGCATTAAGTGCTAATAATGGAAGTATGCTTGTATATGGTGATCCTATTGTTAAAGCATATGACGTAGCTGGACATGAATTTACACATGCTGTTACTTCTAGCGAATCTAATCTTGAATATTACGGGGAATCTGGTGCGATTAATGAGGCACTATCTGATATTATGGGAACATCTATTGAGAAATACGTAAATAATGGAAACTTTAACTGGACAATGGGAGAACAAACAGGATCTGTTTTCCGTGATATGGAAAACCCAGCTTCTGTTCCATCTTCACTAGGAGTACCTTATCCAGATGATTACAGTGAATTTAACGATTTTAATGGATGGGATCAAGGCGGTGTTCATTTTAATTCAAGTATTATTAATAAAGTTGCGTATCTCATTGCAAAAGGCGGTACTCATAACGGAGTAACTGTTAAAGGAATTGGTGAAGATAAAATGTTTGATATTTTCTATTATGCAAATACTGATGAGTTAAACATGACTTCTAATTTCAAAGAATTGAGATCAGCATGTATTCGAGTGGCAACTAATAAATATGGTGCGAATACAGCTGAAGTTCAAGCAGTTCAAAAGGCATTTGATGCAGCAAAAATTAAGTAA
- a CDS encoding bifunctional metallophosphatase/5'-nucleotidase, giving the protein MQRMKWKNYVCYFVILLLLGTAVIVKPPISMAEESEVNITLLGTADIHGRFMPWDYALDGANMSGSLTQLYTVIKKVRQENPNTILVDAGDTIQGNSVELFNDKPQSPMMVAMNTMGYDAWAFGNHEFNFGLDTLKKVSEQYKGKTLAGNIYKENGERFLPAYTIVEKGGIRVGIIGMNTPMISDFEKGTDHLDGLVVKNPVEETKKAIKELEGKVDVMVGVMHMGLENENGIPGTGVQDIANACPELSAIFAAHMHKLVKKEVVNGVIITEPDKYGTHISRIDLTFTKQDGKLVLKDKTATAIPVKNADGTTILSDPTLEETLTPFHEYARGDANVVVAQLKGRNLVPENEIKGIPSVQIQETPLSDFFHEVMLYYSKADVVAHQIDNDYARLDTGPIKKKDIAYNYQYALGEITVYKISGKDLKDYMEWAAGYFNSSRAGDVTVSFDKTRRASKYSTNDFFGGVKYEIDLTKPYGSRITNLRSIRTNKPIKMSDVMTLGMNAYRMEALQAKGGALEGRKFEQIWSSKQENAFGETGGTIRNLAITYLKEVKNGVYTPKVMHNWKITGVDLHSSEHKAVVDLVNKGILEIPKTEDGKYTNIASINTKDSITKEEIVALSQKANINPNQFKHIKTKGEFYKKLSRITKKI; this is encoded by the coding sequence ATGCAAAGAATGAAATGGAAGAACTATGTATGTTACTTTGTAATTCTATTACTGCTCGGAACAGCAGTCATAGTCAAACCACCTATCTCTATGGCTGAGGAATCTGAAGTTAATATTACATTGTTAGGTACTGCAGATATTCATGGTAGATTTATGCCGTGGGATTATGCACTTGATGGAGCAAATATGAGTGGAAGTTTGACGCAGCTTTATACGGTTATAAAGAAGGTCCGTCAAGAAAATCCAAATACCATATTAGTAGATGCCGGGGATACAATTCAAGGAAACTCAGTAGAATTATTCAACGATAAGCCACAATCGCCAATGATGGTAGCGATGAATACAATGGGATATGACGCCTGGGCATTTGGAAATCATGAATTCAACTTTGGATTAGATACATTGAAAAAAGTTAGTGAGCAATATAAGGGAAAAACGTTAGCAGGTAATATTTATAAGGAAAATGGAGAGCGCTTTCTTCCTGCATATACAATTGTAGAAAAAGGTGGAATTAGAGTTGGGATTATTGGTATGAATACACCAATGATTAGTGATTTTGAAAAAGGGACAGATCACTTAGATGGTTTAGTGGTGAAAAATCCGGTAGAAGAGACGAAAAAGGCAATTAAGGAATTAGAAGGTAAAGTAGATGTAATGGTAGGAGTTATGCATATGGGATTAGAAAATGAGAATGGTATCCCTGGTACTGGTGTTCAAGATATTGCAAATGCTTGTCCGGAACTAAGCGCTATTTTTGCGGCTCACATGCATAAACTTGTAAAAAAAGAAGTTGTAAATGGCGTAATTATTACAGAGCCAGATAAATATGGAACACATATTTCACGTATTGACCTTACTTTTACAAAGCAAGATGGGAAGTTGGTTTTAAAAGATAAAACTGCTACCGCTATACCTGTAAAAAATGCTGATGGAACAACGATATTATCTGATCCTACACTTGAAGAAACACTAACACCTTTTCACGAATATGCGAGAGGAGATGCAAATGTTGTAGTCGCTCAATTAAAGGGTAGAAATCTTGTTCCTGAAAATGAAATAAAGGGTATTCCAAGTGTTCAGATTCAAGAAACACCTTTATCAGATTTCTTTCATGAAGTCATGCTCTACTACAGTAAAGCAGATGTAGTAGCCCATCAAATTGATAATGATTATGCCCGTTTGGATACAGGTCCTATTAAGAAAAAAGATATTGCGTACAATTACCAATATGCCTTGGGAGAAATTACAGTATATAAGATTTCTGGAAAAGATTTAAAAGACTATATGGAATGGGCAGCGGGATATTTTAACTCATCTCGTGCTGGAGATGTAACCGTTAGCTTTGATAAAACCCGCCGTGCATCTAAATACAGTACGAACGATTTCTTTGGAGGCGTAAAATACGAAATTGACTTAACAAAACCATATGGAAGTAGAATTACAAATTTACGTTCTATTCGTACAAATAAACCAATCAAAATGAGCGATGTTATGACGCTGGGAATGAATGCATATAGAATGGAGGCTCTTCAGGCAAAAGGGGGAGCTTTAGAGGGGCGTAAGTTTGAACAAATTTGGTCATCTAAACAAGAGAATGCATTCGGAGAAACAGGTGGAACCATTCGTAACCTTGCTATTACATATTTAAAAGAGGTAAAGAACGGTGTATACACACCAAAAGTTATGCATAATTGGAAAATTACTGGTGTAGATTTACATTCTTCAGAGCATAAGGCTGTAGTTGATCTTGTGAATAAAGGGATTTTAGAAATTCCAAAAACAGAAGACGGAAAATACACAAATATAGCATCTATAAATACGAAAGATTCAATTACAAAAGAAGAGATTGTAGCACTCTCACAAAAAGCAAATATTAATCCAAATCAGTTTAAGCATATAAAAACAAAAGGTGAATTTTACAAAAAACTTAGTAGGATTACTAAAAAAATATAA
- a CDS encoding DinB family protein, which translates to MDTFVNDRFYETRNQLVEEITLLSDAQFNRKPDKDKWSIAQVCHHLVLLDERVITVISSGLKKLDSTQNERKEIHTILLDRTKKFIAPEMIEPSIEPFEVQQMLNMLSKSRKELMHFLSTIEDESILAKKSVMHPALGELLLDQWIELIYLHEQRHIEQIKEIKLLCEIEK; encoded by the coding sequence ATGGATACATTTGTAAATGACAGGTTTTATGAAACGAGAAATCAATTAGTTGAGGAAATTACTTTGTTAAGTGATGCTCAATTTAATAGGAAACCAGATAAGGATAAATGGAGTATTGCACAAGTTTGTCATCATTTAGTTTTATTAGATGAGAGAGTTATAACAGTTATTTCGTCAGGATTAAAAAAGTTAGATAGTACCCAAAATGAGCGTAAAGAAATTCACACTATTTTATTAGATAGAACGAAAAAGTTTATAGCTCCAGAAATGATTGAACCAAGTATAGAACCATTTGAAGTGCAGCAAATGCTCAATATGTTAAGCAAATCAAGAAAAGAATTAATGCATTTCCTGAGTACAATAGAAGATGAATCTATATTAGCGAAAAAATCAGTGATGCATCCAGCTCTTGGAGAATTACTCCTTGATCAGTGGATAGAACTGATCTATCTGCATGAACAGCGTCATATAGAACAAATTAAAGAAATAAAATTGCTTTGTGAAATTGAAAAGTAA
- a CDS encoding AraC family transcriptional regulator, whose protein sequence is MKVVIKKLPPLEVAYIRRTGSYFEPQDHWRKLLNWSIENKLYPPEQSFIGISLDNPELVASHKCRHDACVTIPENFDKEKYHDVQFKRLDGGNYGLYQFYDEPHKLSEAYQYMYAEWLPNSEYDADYDRDNLEFCLNNVAENIEGKLKVDLFVPIKNIQKNK, encoded by the coding sequence ATGAAAGTTGTTATAAAAAAATTACCACCATTAGAAGTAGCGTATATAAGACGAACTGGTAGCTACTTTGAACCGCAAGATCACTGGAGGAAGTTACTGAACTGGTCAATTGAAAATAAACTGTATCCACCAGAGCAATCATTTATTGGAATATCATTAGATAATCCTGAACTTGTTGCAAGCCATAAGTGCCGGCATGATGCATGTGTTACGATTCCTGAAAACTTCGATAAAGAAAAGTATCATGATGTGCAATTTAAAAGGTTAGATGGAGGTAACTATGGTCTATACCAGTTTTATGATGAACCTCATAAATTAAGTGAAGCGTATCAATACATGTATGCAGAGTGGCTACCAAATAGTGAGTATGATGCAGATTATGATAGAGATAATTTAGAGTTTTGCTTAAATAACGTTGCTGAAAATATAGAAGGAAAGTTAAAAGTTGATTTATTTGTGCCAATTAAAAATATACAAAAAAACAAATAA
- the secY gene encoding preprotein translocase subunit SecY, which produces MFRTISNFMRVAEIRRKILFTLAMLIVFRIGTFIPVPHTNAEVLKVQDQANVLGMLNVFGGGALQHFSIFAVGITPYITASIIVQLLQMDVIPKFSEWAKQGEMGRKKSAQFTRYFTIILAFIQAIGMSYGFNNIAGGQLITDQSWTTYLFIATVLTAGTAFLLWLGEQITANGVGNGISMIIFAGLVAAIPNVANQIYLQQFQNAGDQLFMHIIKIVLIGLVILAIVVGVIYIQQAVRKIPIQYAKAVSGNNQYQGAKNTHLPLKVNSAGVIPVIFASAFLMTPRTIAQLFPDSSVSKWLVANLDFAHPIGMTLYVGLIVAFTYFYAFIQVNPEQMAENLKKQNGYVPGIRPGKATEQYVTKILYRLTFIGAIFLGAISILPLVFTKIATLPPSAQIGGTSLLIIVGVALETMKTLESQLVKRHYKGFIKKVN; this is translated from the coding sequence ATGTTTCGTACGATTTCAAATTTCATGAGAGTAGCTGAGATAAGAAGGAAAATCCTTTTTACACTAGCGATGTTAATCGTTTTTCGAATTGGCACGTTTATTCCAGTTCCTCATACTAACGCAGAGGTATTAAAAGTACAAGATCAAGCTAACGTTCTAGGTATGTTAAACGTATTTGGTGGAGGAGCGCTGCAACATTTCTCAATCTTTGCTGTAGGTATTACACCATATATTACAGCTTCCATCATAGTACAATTACTACAAATGGATGTTATACCTAAGTTTTCGGAATGGGCAAAGCAAGGAGAAATGGGCCGTAAGAAATCAGCTCAATTCACTCGATACTTTACAATCATTCTCGCATTCATACAGGCCATCGGAATGTCTTATGGCTTTAATAATATAGCAGGTGGACAATTAATAACAGATCAAAGCTGGACTACATACTTATTTATTGCGACAGTTTTAACTGCAGGTACTGCATTTTTACTTTGGTTAGGCGAACAAATTACCGCTAACGGAGTTGGTAATGGTATTTCGATGATTATCTTCGCAGGTCTCGTTGCCGCGATTCCAAATGTTGCAAATCAAATTTATTTACAACAATTCCAAAATGCTGGCGATCAGCTATTCATGCACATAATAAAAATTGTTTTAATTGGACTCGTAATTTTAGCGATAGTTGTTGGCGTTATTTACATTCAACAAGCTGTACGTAAAATACCGATCCAATATGCAAAAGCTGTTTCAGGAAACAATCAATATCAAGGAGCAAAAAACACTCATTTACCGCTTAAAGTAAATAGTGCTGGTGTTATACCAGTTATCTTTGCTTCTGCATTTTTAATGACGCCGCGTACAATTGCGCAGCTCTTCCCTGATTCAAGCGTATCAAAATGGTTAGTTGCAAATCTTGATTTCGCACATCCAATTGGAATGACACTTTATGTCGGTCTTATTGTTGCTTTCACATACTTCTACGCATTTATTCAAGTAAATCCTGAACAAATGGCTGAGAATTTGAAAAAGCAAAATGGATATGTTCCTGGTATTCGTCCTGGTAAAGCAACTGAACAATATGTAACTAAAATTTTATACCGTTTAACATTTATCGGTGCAATTTTCTTAGGTGCAATTTCTATATTACCGCTCGTATTCACGAAAATTGCTACGTTACCACCTTCTGCTCAAATTGGTGGTACAAGCTTACTTATCATTGTCGGTGTAGCACTAGAAACCATGAAGACTTTAGAAAGCCAGCTTGTAAAACGTCATTATAAAGGCTTTATTAAAAAAGTGAATTAA
- a CDS encoding TetR/AcrR family transcriptional regulator has product MEEKTNTTNSRRSRPAKEPLSKEIIVKTAYNLLESEGISGLSMRKIAKVLDTGPSSLYVYVKNADELRAFVLDYGLGKIEEIDVKNETWKKELFELVYSYFRILFNSPGMAELALMTIPIGPNSLALTEQILHQLHLGGVNAKSSAWGVDILLLYAASVAFEQTARKEKGTTLDAIRASYETLDVVKYPMIVSLKDDMLSGGEERFRWGLEVVLQGILHAQ; this is encoded by the coding sequence ATGGAAGAGAAAACAAATACAACGAATAGCCGTCGTTCGCGACCAGCAAAAGAACCATTGAGTAAAGAAATCATTGTGAAAACCGCATATAACCTCCTGGAGTCTGAAGGAATATCAGGTCTTAGTATGAGAAAAATTGCAAAAGTGCTAGATACAGGACCATCTTCTTTATATGTTTATGTTAAAAATGCTGATGAATTAAGAGCGTTTGTATTAGATTATGGTCTAGGAAAGATTGAAGAAATAGATGTCAAAAATGAAACATGGAAAAAAGAATTATTTGAACTTGTATATTCATATTTCAGAATTTTGTTCAATTCCCCTGGAATGGCAGAATTGGCTTTAATGACAATTCCAATTGGACCAAATTCGTTAGCTCTTACCGAACAGATTTTGCACCAATTACACCTAGGAGGAGTAAATGCGAAATCATCAGCATGGGGAGTAGATATTCTACTGTTATATGCTGCTTCAGTCGCCTTTGAACAAACAGCACGTAAAGAAAAGGGAACTACACTTGACGCAATTCGTGCTTCGTACGAAACATTAGATGTAGTAAAGTATCCGATGATTGTAAGCTTAAAAGATGATATGTTGTCTGGTGGAGAAGAAAGGTTCCGCTGGGGATTAGAAGTTGTACTTCAAGGTATTTTACATGCACAATAA
- a CDS encoding FAD-dependent oxidoreductase yields the protein MMERTKNTKKRIAIIGAGPGGLTLARTLQQHGLKSVVYERETSPMSRQQGGSLDIHHDSGQEALKEAGLLEKFYEFARYEGEDFRLFDKSGKIYLDEEADSAGGDRPEIDRGTLRELLLNSVDSECIHWGYNLIKAVSLENGMHKLHFENGHVDIVDLVVAADGAFSQIRPLVTDSVPQYTGISMIELNLQNVTENHPGIAEFNRRGKVFALSDQKGILAQLNGDDSIRVYLSFRTNKEWLDNCGIPFENVEEAKSQLLQYFEDWDETLKNYIRCADGAIFPRRIYMLPVGLTWNSTPGVTLIGDAAHLMSPFAGEGVNLAMRDAAELALAIVKYDDLNEAIKTYEGKMYDYSSQSAAISNDNLEIFFSEDAAIKMYNLMNQLHGQQ from the coding sequence ATGATGGAAAGAACGAAAAATACGAAAAAAAGAATTGCCATTATAGGCGCTGGACCAGGAGGATTAACATTAGCTCGTACATTACAACAACATGGTTTAAAAAGTGTGGTGTATGAAAGAGAAACATCCCCAATGAGTCGTCAACAAGGAGGTTCATTAGATATCCATCATGATTCTGGTCAAGAAGCGCTAAAAGAAGCAGGATTGTTAGAGAAATTTTATGAATTTGCTAGATATGAGGGAGAAGATTTTCGCTTATTTGATAAAAGTGGAAAAATATATTTAGATGAAGAAGCAGATTCAGCTGGCGGGGATCGTCCTGAAATTGATCGTGGTACTTTGCGTGAGTTGCTTTTAAACTCTGTTGATTCAGAATGTATACATTGGGGATATAATTTAATAAAAGCCGTTTCTCTAGAAAATGGTATGCATAAACTTCATTTTGAAAATGGACATGTAGATATTGTGGATTTAGTTGTAGCGGCAGATGGAGCTTTTTCACAAATTCGCCCACTTGTCACAGATTCGGTACCACAATATACTGGAATTAGTATGATTGAATTGAATTTGCAAAATGTCACGGAAAATCATCCGGGAATAGCGGAGTTTAATCGGCGTGGTAAAGTCTTTGCACTTTCGGATCAAAAAGGTATTTTGGCACAGTTAAATGGAGATGACAGTATTCGAGTATACTTAAGTTTTAGAACTAATAAAGAATGGCTTGATAATTGTGGGATTCCATTTGAAAATGTAGAAGAAGCAAAGAGTCAACTTCTACAATATTTTGAGGACTGGGATGAAACTCTTAAAAATTATATTAGATGTGCAGATGGTGCAATCTTTCCTAGACGAATTTATATGTTACCTGTGGGGCTAACTTGGAATAGTACACCTGGTGTTACTTTAATTGGTGATGCTGCTCATTTAATGTCTCCATTTGCTGGAGAAGGTGTGAACCTAGCTATGCGTGATGCAGCAGAACTTGCACTGGCTATTGTAAAGTATGACGATTTGAACGAAGCAATCAAAACTTATGAAGGAAAAATGTACGATTATTCTTCACAATCTGCTGCTATCTCAAATGATAACCTTGAAATTTTTTTTTCAGAAGATGCTGCTATTAAAATGTACAATCTTATGAATCAACTTCATGGACAACAATAA
- a CDS encoding DMT family transporter, with protein MVIFNYILVCIIFGTTFLTIKIGIEAGAPPLFSAGIRFFLAGIILMIIFKLKRKEIMPHIFSKRIMYAGFCLTFMTFASLYWSEQYISSGLAAVLSATGPMMILLIQAKRNREKLQKEQLVALVIALIGVIFVSLPGMHQQVSFIWSIACIVLVIGELFYGIGSIRSKEILSDLSNVSPFLINGIQMFYGGILLLIASIIVEQPNVTVLTSWSVQWPILYLIFIGSIGGHGLYYWLLSKTNPVFPSTWLYVSPLIAIIVGYIVLGEPLNPTMGMGACFILIGVFLANRTTIGAYFKQGKLLKKEL; from the coding sequence ATGGTCATTTTTAATTACATTTTAGTATGTATTATTTTCGGGACAACATTTTTAACGATAAAAATTGGAATTGAAGCAGGGGCGCCACCGTTGTTTTCAGCAGGAATTCGCTTCTTTTTAGCGGGTATAATCCTTATGATTATTTTTAAATTAAAGCGAAAAGAAATTATGCCACATATATTTTCAAAACGCATTATGTATGCTGGATTTTGTTTAACATTTATGACATTCGCAAGTTTATATTGGTCAGAACAATATATTTCTTCGGGATTAGCTGCTGTTCTGTCTGCTACGGGACCAATGATGATTTTATTAATACAAGCAAAGAGGAATAGGGAGAAATTACAAAAGGAACAACTCGTTGCTTTAGTTATTGCACTAATAGGTGTTATATTTGTTTCTTTACCAGGAATGCATCAACAAGTAAGTTTCATATGGAGTATTGCTTGTATTGTTTTAGTTATAGGAGAGTTATTTTACGGAATAGGCTCTATTCGTTCGAAAGAAATACTTTCAGATTTATCAAATGTATCACCATTTCTTATAAACGGAATTCAAATGTTTTATGGAGGGATTTTACTACTAATCGCATCTATTATTGTAGAACAACCAAATGTAACTGTATTAACTTCATGGAGTGTACAATGGCCTATTTTATATCTCATATTTATCGGATCGATCGGTGGACACGGATTATATTACTGGCTCTTATCAAAGACAAACCCAGTATTTCCATCGACGTGGTTATATGTATCACCATTAATAGCAATTATCGTAGGGTATATCGTATTAGGAGAACCCTTAAATCCTACAATGGGAATGGGGGCTTGTTTCATTTTGATAGGTGTATTTTTAGCAAACCGTACAACAATTGGAGCTTATTTTAAGCAAGGGAAGCTATTAAAGAAGGAGCTTTAA
- a CDS encoding PLP-dependent aminotransferase family protein translates to MKIVLRKESNIPYYKQIYMQIVERVQSGMLSHGESLPSLRCMATDLQINVLTVRKAYKQLETKGYIRIEQGKCAYIYKRVKKDFKPIPYKWQQSKSINVMRSQYVMNKHRKYYDFSQAILYPRLLPNPFLADEMHKLLDKNPMLLATYGPVQGDYELRVEIANYLNEHQKLVTDPSQLLITSGAQQGIDLIAQTLLKPGDTVLVESPCYSAALDIFINKGVQIIPVPLDNNGVRSDLIDDICQSKNPVLLYTNPTFQNPTGTVMSKERRMELIELAELYQFFIIEDDSFGEIYFEDAIVPPPIKSFDKDGHVIYIKGFSKTLAPGLRIAALIADGPIFEWLYAVKGSMDIGSPLLTQKALLPFLRAERMKNHLEKLRTALQMRRDLTIDILSPLKELNFEIPNGGFNLWVTLPDSIDPFTLLQKANEVDVSFLPGTACLLNYETNDNQLRISYSMLNEKDMAIGLEKLHDTIRNSIG, encoded by the coding sequence ATGAAGATTGTATTGCGTAAAGAATCAAACATACCGTATTACAAGCAAATATATATGCAAATTGTTGAAAGAGTACAAAGTGGTATGCTTTCACATGGTGAATCCCTTCCTTCTTTACGTTGTATGGCCACAGATTTACAAATCAATGTATTAACTGTTCGTAAAGCTTATAAACAGTTAGAAACGAAAGGATATATACGCATCGAACAAGGAAAATGTGCTTACATATATAAACGTGTAAAGAAAGATTTCAAACCGATACCGTATAAATGGCAACAATCAAAATCTATTAATGTTATGCGTTCTCAATATGTAATGAATAAACACCGTAAATATTATGATTTTTCACAAGCCATTCTGTATCCCCGTCTGTTACCAAATCCATTTTTGGCAGACGAAATGCATAAATTGCTGGATAAAAATCCGATGTTGTTAGCAACTTACGGGCCCGTTCAAGGCGATTATGAGCTGCGAGTTGAAATAGCAAATTACTTAAATGAACACCAGAAATTAGTGACGGACCCATCTCAATTATTAATTACAAGCGGAGCACAACAAGGAATTGATTTAATTGCTCAAACATTATTAAAACCTGGAGATACTGTATTAGTAGAAAGTCCATGTTACAGTGCCGCGCTTGATATTTTCATCAATAAAGGTGTTCAAATCATTCCCGTTCCTCTTGATAATAATGGAGTTCGCTCCGACTTAATTGATGATATTTGTCAAAGTAAAAATCCCGTTTTATTGTATACGAATCCCACCTTCCAGAATCCGACAGGTACAGTAATGAGTAAAGAACGAAGAATGGAACTTATAGAACTAGCGGAGCTATATCAATTTTTTATTATTGAAGATGATTCTTTCGGAGAAATATATTTTGAGGATGCTATAGTCCCGCCCCCAATCAAAAGTTTTGATAAAGATGGCCACGTAATATATATAAAAGGATTTAGTAAAACGTTAGCACCAGGACTGCGTATCGCAGCACTTATTGCCGATGGCCCTATTTTTGAATGGCTATATGCAGTGAAAGGTTCAATGGATATCGGTAGTCCTTTATTAACACAAAAGGCACTTCTACCGTTTTTACGTGCGGAACGTATGAAAAATCATTTAGAAAAATTACGAACAGCTTTACAAATGAGACGTGATTTAACAATTGATATATTATCGCCATTAAAAGAACTAAACTTTGAAATCCCAAATGGCGGTTTTAATTTATGGGTGACACTGCCTGATTCGATAGATCCCTTTACCTTATTACAAAAAGCAAATGAAGTAGATGTCTCTTTTTTACCAGGAACAGCTTGTCTATTAAATTACGAAACAAATGATAACCAATTAAGAATTAGCTATTCAATGTTAAACGAGAAAGATATGGCGATTGGATTAGAGAAATTACATGATACAATACGAAACAGTATAGGTTAG